In Rhodococcus sp. OK302, one genomic interval encodes:
- a CDS encoding alkaline phosphatase family protein, producing MSSDVSRRQVLIGGSIVAGTALLGSPAFAGVSTSRGIPDVDVYVMVVDGMRPDELRADLTPMLTGLAAGGIHYPNASAINIAETLPNHTAMMTGVYPARSGVPANSVYDPAVGKARDLDRASDLQTSTVLERVRIELGLTTASVLSKHYLHGLFGDRASVVWDPQPLLPGTAHAPDNFTIDALIRIVGESSPRLSFTNLGDVDRVGHLDLSGPSIRIARTAALQNTDNQVRRFVDFLHATGRWNRSIVIVLADHSMDWSEPTRLVGLDRPLNADPLLAGKIRIAQNGGADLIYFVGPDEDRSEAIARIQQIVGSVAGVESSHLPAEFNLGANAGDVVAFCSQGWRFSDPTPLSNPIPGNHGHSVTLPIPFFLSGGHPALDGGRAMAEQARTIDVAPTVAALLGLGAPVGGWDGVARTAGVAVPA from the coding sequence GTGAGTTCGGACGTTTCACGTCGTCAGGTTCTGATCGGCGGAAGTATTGTTGCGGGAACAGCTTTGCTCGGTTCTCCGGCATTTGCCGGTGTGTCGACAAGCCGGGGTATTCCTGACGTCGACGTGTACGTCATGGTTGTCGACGGTATGCGCCCCGACGAGTTGCGCGCAGACCTCACCCCCATGCTCACGGGTTTGGCTGCGGGCGGCATTCACTACCCGAATGCCAGCGCGATCAACATCGCCGAGACGCTCCCCAATCACACGGCCATGATGACCGGCGTCTACCCGGCTCGTTCGGGAGTGCCCGCCAATTCCGTCTACGACCCTGCCGTCGGCAAGGCCCGTGATCTTGATCGTGCATCTGATCTGCAGACGTCGACCGTCCTCGAACGGGTACGTATCGAACTCGGATTGACCACTGCGAGTGTGCTGTCCAAGCATTACCTGCACGGACTGTTCGGTGATCGTGCGTCCGTCGTCTGGGATCCGCAGCCACTGCTTCCCGGCACCGCGCACGCTCCGGACAACTTCACGATCGATGCTCTGATCCGCATTGTCGGCGAGAGCTCGCCGCGATTGTCGTTCACCAACCTCGGCGACGTCGATCGCGTTGGTCACCTTGATCTTTCGGGACCGTCTATTCGTATCGCTCGCACGGCCGCGTTACAGAACACCGACAATCAGGTACGTCGCTTTGTCGATTTCCTCCACGCGACCGGTCGCTGGAACCGCAGCATCGTCATAGTGTTGGCCGATCATTCCATGGACTGGTCGGAGCCGACGCGGCTCGTGGGGCTGGATCGTCCACTCAACGCGGATCCGTTGTTGGCCGGGAAGATTCGGATCGCACAGAACGGCGGCGCGGATCTGATTTACTTCGTGGGGCCGGATGAGGACCGTAGCGAGGCCATCGCGCGCATTCAGCAGATCGTCGGTTCAGTTGCTGGTGTCGAATCAAGCCATCTACCGGCCGAATTCAACCTCGGTGCCAATGCGGGTGACGTGGTCGCATTCTGCTCGCAGGGTTGGCGGTTCAGTGATCCGACGCCACTGTCCAATCCGATCCCCGGAAATCACGGTCACTCCGTGACACTCCCCATCCCGTTCTTCCTCAGCGGAGGGCATCCCGCACTCGACGGTGGACGAGCCATGGCTGAGCAGGCGCGCACCATCGATGTGGCCCCGACAGTTGCTGCGTTGTTGGGACTGGGTGCACCGGTCGGTGGTTGGGACGGAGTCGCCCGCACAGCCGGGGTCGCCGTGCCTGCCTAG
- a CDS encoding alpha/beta hydrolase: MTLLPEVTEMLAVLEAGFPDVSSVPPVELRALIRGRRAPLQRLPDMREVHDLAIDGPGGDLSLRVFRPHGGDIPMPVVVFAHGGGFVFCDLDSHDEFCRSMAEGVGAVVVSVDYRLAPEYQAPAAHDDVYAALEWTAKNAGEFGGDPTRIALAGDSAGGNLAATVSIAARDRGGPDVVAQVLIYPVIDDDFDTQSYRQYGSGYYNTASAMKWYWEQYAPGGTDDVRLVPTRAETLAGLPSAVVVTAELDPPCASGDSYAQMLGEAGVSVRHRRFDGLFHGFLTMPSLSFTEPARREVWDMMRAALDVG; the protein is encoded by the coding sequence ATGACACTGCTTCCAGAAGTAACCGAAATGCTCGCTGTCCTGGAAGCAGGTTTCCCTGATGTGTCGAGTGTTCCGCCGGTTGAATTACGGGCGTTGATTCGTGGCCGGCGTGCACCACTGCAACGACTTCCGGATATGCGCGAGGTTCACGACCTCGCGATAGACGGTCCGGGTGGCGATCTATCGCTGCGAGTCTTCCGACCGCACGGTGGTGACATTCCTATGCCTGTGGTGGTATTCGCCCATGGCGGCGGGTTTGTGTTCTGCGACCTCGACAGTCACGACGAGTTCTGCCGGTCGATGGCGGAAGGCGTTGGTGCCGTTGTAGTTTCCGTCGACTATCGACTGGCTCCGGAATATCAAGCGCCGGCAGCCCACGACGACGTGTATGCAGCTTTGGAGTGGACCGCGAAGAATGCGGGCGAGTTCGGCGGAGATCCGACGAGGATTGCCTTGGCCGGAGACAGTGCCGGTGGAAACCTGGCCGCAACGGTGTCCATAGCCGCCCGGGATCGAGGAGGCCCGGATGTGGTTGCGCAGGTTCTCATCTACCCGGTGATCGATGATGACTTCGACACACAGTCGTATCGGCAGTACGGCTCCGGTTACTACAACACTGCCTCGGCGATGAAGTGGTACTGGGAGCAGTACGCCCCCGGCGGAACTGATGACGTTCGTCTGGTTCCCACACGGGCGGAAACTCTGGCCGGCCTACCGTCGGCGGTGGTTGTCACTGCAGAGTTGGATCCGCCCTGCGCATCGGGTGATTCTTATGCGCAGATGCTCGGCGAGGCGGGTGTATCCGTCCGGCATCGCCGATTCGACGGGCTCTTCCACGGATTCCTGACTATGCCCTCGCTCTCGTTCACTGAGCCTGCTCGACGCGAGGTCTGGGACATGATGCGAGCCGCGCTCGACGTGGGATAG
- a CDS encoding Dabb family protein: protein MYSVTRIVQAADGCAPDEWAAAVIAVTSAAESCGAARHIVSETLPGVINGGDLIIHAEFTDKSSWQSAGTAFDGSLDHPAVEGFHGVEYQNGTSGRSTTDTRTGIYRALFVRVAPDTPPTAIEHFERDLLRMPALVSSIGAWRLSRVSASIGPTQWTHVWEQEFTDHESLSGQYLDHPIHWGVVDRWFDPECTEVIIRDRVCHTFCALDTPILLGS from the coding sequence ATGTATAGCGTCACACGGATCGTCCAGGCTGCCGATGGCTGTGCACCCGACGAGTGGGCCGCCGCCGTCATCGCCGTCACGTCGGCCGCCGAATCATGCGGCGCTGCACGACACATCGTTTCCGAAACACTGCCGGGAGTTATCAACGGCGGAGATCTGATAATCCACGCAGAGTTCACCGACAAATCTTCGTGGCAGAGCGCTGGTACTGCATTCGACGGAAGCCTCGACCACCCGGCCGTCGAAGGTTTTCATGGTGTCGAGTACCAGAACGGAACCAGCGGGCGATCGACTACCGATACCCGAACCGGCATCTACCGGGCACTATTCGTTCGGGTCGCCCCCGACACCCCGCCGACAGCCATCGAGCACTTCGAACGCGATCTACTTCGGATGCCGGCACTCGTGTCGTCGATCGGAGCGTGGCGGCTCAGCCGGGTCAGTGCGTCGATTGGTCCAACGCAGTGGACACACGTGTGGGAGCAAGAATTCACCGACCACGAATCGTTGTCGGGGCAGTACCTCGATCATCCGATTCACTGGGGCGTTGTGGACCGTTGGTTCGATCCGGAATGCACCGAGGTCATCATTCGCGATCGGGTCTGCCACACCTTCTGTGCGCTCGATACGCCAATCTTGCTCGGCAGCTAG
- a CDS encoding HNH endonuclease has product MDSVEHDLSSEQWSALTSAWDGCAYCAVQDKPLQRDCVLAISRGGRYTLDNIAPACASCNASKCNSEVTLWLRRKGYDEKAFLLRHAEIGMTLRAHFSEIDQA; this is encoded by the coding sequence ATGGATAGCGTCGAACATGACCTCAGCAGCGAGCAGTGGTCTGCGCTCACATCAGCGTGGGACGGCTGCGCGTACTGCGCTGTGCAAGACAAGCCGCTACAGCGTGATTGCGTCCTGGCGATCTCGCGCGGTGGCCGCTACACCCTCGACAATATTGCGCCGGCCTGCGCGTCGTGCAATGCCAGCAAGTGCAACAGCGAAGTCACACTCTGGTTGCGTCGGAAAGGTTATGACGAGAAAGCGTTCCTACTCCGTCATGCCGAGATCGGCATGACGCTGCGAGCCCACTTCTCGGAGATCGATCAGGCTTAG
- a CDS encoding TIGR03086 family metal-binding protein, translating into MAFDWLELVLTAHREFGSRLTLVEDWNAPTPDSDWHVEHLVRHVIEEQQWVPPLLAGLTVGEATPDIVPVGDDLWTEWQKYSEAAIAAWKSTDLSARVHLSYGTVDMEPYLRQQTSDVTIHSWDLGRAVGAEEPLDPTLVEAVWSDLDGQRDMLAESGFFAEPVDIPDESTLQDKLIALTGRDPR; encoded by the coding sequence ATGGCTTTCGATTGGCTCGAACTCGTGCTCACAGCCCACCGTGAATTCGGTTCGCGACTCACCTTGGTCGAGGACTGGAATGCACCGACGCCGGATTCCGACTGGCATGTGGAACATCTGGTTCGCCATGTGATCGAAGAACAGCAGTGGGTGCCGCCGCTTCTGGCCGGCCTGACAGTTGGTGAGGCGACGCCCGACATCGTTCCGGTCGGTGACGATCTGTGGACCGAGTGGCAGAAATATTCCGAAGCCGCCATTGCTGCCTGGAAATCCACCGACCTCTCGGCCCGAGTTCACCTGTCCTACGGCACTGTGGATATGGAACCGTATCTGCGCCAGCAGACCTCGGATGTCACCATCCACAGCTGGGATCTCGGCCGAGCCGTCGGGGCCGAAGAACCGCTGGACCCGACACTCGTCGAAGCGGTCTGGTCCGACCTGGACGGTCAGCGCGACATGCTGGCCGAAAGTGGTTTTTTTGCAGAGCCGGTCGATATTCCTGACGAATCCACGTTGCAGGACAAGCTGATTGCACTGACGGGCCGCGATCCTCGCTAA
- a CDS encoding aldo/keto reductase translates to MSVSTVTLAEGLTVSAQGYGAMSVAPVYGPVDPVEALATLHHAVDIGITFIDTANIYGEGASELAVGKLLETRRDEVQLATKFGLVTNPATGRRGINGDPAYMSQALDASLGRLGVDHVDLYYLHRVDPNVPIEDSVGAMAEQVKAGKIRHIGLSEATGDELRRAYAVHPIAAIQSEWSIWSRDVENKVVPAAAELGVGFVPFSPVGRGFLAGSFDADSLGDNDLRRRFPRYTDAAMVANQKVLDVVREVGAELGATPAQVSLAWLDAKGRHFGLPSVSIPGTRFAKRVTENAGALDIELTEDQISRLDSLAAITDGYRSDDLNWISQGRE, encoded by the coding sequence ATGTCCGTTTCCACCGTCACTCTGGCCGAAGGCCTCACCGTCAGCGCACAGGGGTATGGCGCGATGTCCGTGGCGCCGGTGTATGGGCCCGTAGATCCGGTGGAAGCACTGGCGACGCTCCATCACGCCGTGGATATCGGGATCACCTTCATCGATACCGCGAACATCTACGGCGAGGGTGCCAGTGAACTGGCAGTGGGCAAGCTTCTCGAAACCCGTCGGGACGAGGTGCAGTTGGCCACCAAATTCGGTTTGGTCACCAATCCCGCGACCGGTCGGCGGGGGATCAACGGTGATCCGGCGTACATGTCGCAGGCTCTCGACGCTTCCCTCGGACGGTTAGGCGTCGATCATGTCGACCTGTACTACCTGCATCGAGTTGATCCGAACGTTCCGATCGAGGACTCCGTCGGCGCGATGGCCGAGCAGGTGAAGGCCGGCAAGATCCGCCACATCGGATTGTCGGAAGCAACGGGCGACGAATTGCGTCGGGCCTACGCGGTTCATCCCATTGCCGCGATCCAATCCGAGTGGAGCATCTGGAGCCGGGACGTGGAGAACAAAGTGGTGCCCGCTGCTGCTGAACTCGGCGTGGGCTTCGTTCCGTTCTCGCCCGTCGGCCGTGGGTTCCTGGCCGGTTCGTTCGACGCCGATTCACTGGGCGACAACGATCTGCGTCGACGCTTCCCCCGGTACACCGATGCGGCGATGGTCGCCAACCAGAAGGTTCTCGACGTCGTGCGCGAGGTGGGCGCCGAACTTGGTGCGACGCCGGCTCAGGTGTCACTCGCGTGGCTCGACGCCAAGGGCAGGCACTTCGGTCTTCCGTCGGTATCCATTCCGGGCACTCGCTTCGCGAAGCGCGTCACGGAGAATGCCGGTGCTCTGGATATCGAGCTCACCGAAGATCAGATTTCGCGCCTCGACTCGCTGGCCGCGATCACCGACGGCTACCGCTCGGACGACCTCAACTGGATCTCGCAGGGGCGCGAATAG
- a CDS encoding MFS transporter, with product MKKVWLVWGIGVFAYMIAVLHRTSFGVSGLVASERFSISPSVLSSFVVLQIVVYAGMQIPAGVLLDRFGSRIMIAVGAAIMMSAQFTLALTESLPIAIGARIAVGAGDALTFISVLRLVPQWFPARQVPLVSQFTGILGQIGQVLSALPFMLLLNGFGWTIAYGSAASLGLLAFVLALSIIRDAPPGADVKTVPAGARDVARQIRVVWMRPGTRLGFFTHMGTQFSITTFALLWGVPYLSSAQGLDDATVGSLLTLSVISAIVAGPIFGILSGRFPMRRSWLVLSIMISNAAMWTIVLSLDHPAPLWLLVILIVVISIGGPGSMIGFDYARAFNPSSNMGTAQGMVNIGGFLASLIVIQVMGVILGNMGGYTFDGFRVAWMVQYPVWIIGIIGVLVTRGKARRELAADGVHVRSMREVLRRR from the coding sequence ATGAAAAAAGTATGGTTGGTCTGGGGTATCGGTGTTTTCGCCTACATGATCGCCGTGCTTCATCGCACGTCTTTCGGAGTCTCGGGCCTCGTTGCATCAGAACGGTTCTCGATCAGTCCGAGTGTCCTTTCGAGCTTTGTCGTCTTGCAGATCGTGGTCTATGCCGGCATGCAAATTCCGGCCGGCGTGCTCCTGGACCGCTTCGGTTCGCGCATCATGATTGCGGTCGGTGCCGCAATCATGATGTCGGCTCAATTCACCCTTGCTCTCACCGAATCGCTGCCGATTGCGATCGGTGCGCGCATCGCGGTCGGTGCCGGTGACGCGCTCACCTTCATCTCGGTTCTGCGACTCGTGCCGCAGTGGTTCCCGGCACGTCAGGTACCACTGGTTTCGCAGTTCACCGGCATTCTCGGTCAGATCGGACAGGTTCTCTCGGCCTTGCCGTTCATGTTGTTGCTCAATGGTTTCGGGTGGACGATCGCGTATGGTAGTGCGGCATCCCTGGGACTGCTCGCCTTTGTTCTTGCGCTGTCGATCATCCGCGACGCACCGCCGGGCGCCGACGTCAAAACAGTGCCGGCCGGTGCACGCGACGTCGCCCGACAGATCCGGGTGGTGTGGATGCGTCCGGGTACGCGTCTCGGTTTCTTTACCCACATGGGCACTCAGTTCTCGATCACCACGTTCGCCTTGCTGTGGGGCGTGCCGTATCTGTCGTCGGCGCAAGGTCTTGACGACGCCACAGTTGGTTCGTTGCTGACACTTTCGGTGATCTCGGCGATTGTCGCAGGCCCGATCTTCGGCATTCTCAGCGGTCGTTTCCCGATGCGTCGATCGTGGTTGGTGCTGTCCATCATGATCAGCAATGCCGCGATGTGGACCATCGTGTTGTCGCTGGACCATCCGGCACCGTTGTGGCTACTGGTGATTCTGATCGTGGTGATCTCCATCGGCGGGCCCGGTTCGATGATCGGATTCGATTACGCCCGCGCATTCAACCCCAGCTCCAACATGGGTACCGCTCAGGGCATGGTGAATATCGGCGGATTCCTGGCGTCCCTGATCGTGATTCAGGTGATGGGCGTGATCCTCGGGAACATGGGCGGCTACACCTTCGACGGCTTCCGCGTGGCGTGGATGGTTCAATATCCGGTCTGGATCATCGGCATTATCGGGGTGCTGGTCACGCGAGGAAAGGCTCGACGTGAACTTGCCGCCGACGGAGTTCACGTGCGTTCGATGCGTGAGGTTCTACGCCGTCGCTGA
- a CDS encoding DUF6325 family protein, which translates to MNEARNVGPVELVVVAFPGSRVDPDTVAALQNIVERGFVTLLDLVYIAKDTEGNIRQVDVDEDLTDIGLEILSIEAKALISDEDLDVVRESLEPGTSAAIIVYEQTWARDFASKARAGGGEVVLHVQIPHDVVVAAVDAALQ; encoded by the coding sequence ATGAACGAAGCACGCAACGTCGGTCCAGTCGAGTTGGTGGTGGTGGCGTTCCCCGGTTCGAGAGTGGACCCGGACACCGTCGCGGCCTTGCAGAACATTGTTGAGCGGGGGTTTGTGACGCTGCTTGATCTCGTCTACATCGCCAAAGACACCGAAGGCAACATCCGGCAGGTCGATGTCGATGAAGACCTCACCGACATCGGGCTCGAAATACTGTCGATCGAGGCAAAAGCGTTGATCAGCGACGAGGATCTCGATGTGGTCCGTGAGTCTCTCGAGCCGGGAACGTCGGCTGCGATCATCGTTTACGAGCAGACGTGGGCACGAGACTTTGCGTCGAAGGCTCGGGCCGGCGGCGGAGAAGTGGTCCTGCACGTTCAGATCCCGCACGACGTCGTAGTGGCCGCTGTCGACGCGGCGCTTCAGTAG
- a CDS encoding SHOCT domain-containing protein: MVFRGGRRGRPGLLGTVARTAVVAGTAKATSNAMDRRGQQKAAEQQAYQQQQQAAEQQAYQQQQPVAQPAAPSAGGDLVSKLQELGKLHESGVLSDQEFTAAKAQLLG; the protein is encoded by the coding sequence ATGGTTTTTCGAGGTGGACGTAGAGGAAGGCCCGGTTTGCTGGGCACCGTAGCGCGAACCGCTGTGGTCGCGGGAACAGCAAAAGCGACGTCCAATGCGATGGATCGGCGCGGCCAGCAGAAGGCAGCTGAGCAACAGGCCTATCAACAACAGCAGCAGGCAGCGGAGCAGCAGGCCTATCAGCAACAGCAGCCGGTGGCACAGCCGGCAGCCCCGTCGGCTGGGGGCGATCTGGTGTCGAAACTGCAAGAACTCGGGAAACTGCACGAGTCCGGGGTTCTCTCGGACCAGGAATTCACGGCGGCGAAAGCGCAATTACTCGGTTAG
- a CDS encoding alkyl/aryl-sulfatase — protein sequence MTDPRDASDAIVSANAKVVDSLPFSDTADMDDADRGLIAALDPGTVIDGNGKTIWDNDSYAFLREECPPTVNPSLWRQSGLVARQGLYEVSETIYQVRGLDLSNMTLIEGETGVIVIDPLISQETGAAALALYRKHRGDRPVKAVIYTHSHIDHFGGVKGVTTAEDVAAGRCVVLAPTGFVEHAVEENVYAGTAMARRAAYMYGAALPRGPRGAVGAGLGQTTSKGTPTLIAPTHSISTTGHTETLDGVRIEFQMTPGTEAPSEMNFYFPDLRALCMAENATHNLHNLLTLRGALVRDPHVWSSYLTEAINRYAARSDVLFASHHWPTWGTGRLTEFLSLQRDLYGYLHDQTLRRINQGWTGIEIAEAIELPPALEQAWHTHGYYGSVSHNVKAIYQRYMGWFDGNPAHLWEHPPVESAQRHVEFMGGSAEVLRKARESFDQGDFRWVAQVVNYVVFAEPENVEARNLQADTLEQLGYGAENGTWRNFYLTGAYELRNGSVGTPTQASAPDIVMALSVSQVFDAISLRVDGPRAWGAHIVIDWNITDEELLYRTELNNGVLVHFDRPADAAPADAAFTLARPMLLGVLLGGADLAAAIGDGSVVVEGDPAKLAELAGYLDEPDPDFAIVTPT from the coding sequence ATGACTGATCCTCGCGACGCCTCCGATGCGATCGTATCGGCAAACGCGAAAGTAGTTGATTCACTTCCCTTCTCCGACACCGCTGATATGGATGACGCGGACCGAGGGCTCATCGCTGCACTCGACCCCGGAACGGTGATCGACGGTAACGGGAAAACTATTTGGGACAACGATTCTTACGCTTTCCTCCGTGAGGAGTGCCCGCCGACAGTCAATCCGAGCCTGTGGCGTCAGTCCGGTTTGGTGGCAAGGCAAGGATTGTACGAGGTGTCGGAAACGATCTATCAGGTTCGAGGGCTCGACCTGTCGAACATGACGCTGATCGAGGGCGAGACCGGTGTCATCGTCATCGATCCGTTGATCAGCCAGGAGACCGGCGCCGCAGCGCTTGCTCTCTATCGGAAGCATCGTGGAGATCGCCCGGTGAAAGCGGTGATCTACACCCATTCGCACATCGACCATTTTGGTGGCGTCAAAGGTGTCACGACTGCGGAGGATGTTGCGGCGGGGCGGTGTGTCGTGTTGGCTCCCACAGGCTTCGTGGAACATGCCGTCGAGGAAAACGTATATGCGGGAACGGCTATGGCCCGGCGGGCGGCGTACATGTACGGCGCAGCGTTGCCGCGTGGGCCGCGCGGAGCGGTCGGTGCCGGATTAGGGCAGACGACGTCGAAAGGAACGCCGACGCTCATTGCGCCGACCCATTCGATTTCGACGACCGGCCACACCGAAACCCTCGACGGTGTTCGTATCGAGTTCCAGATGACTCCCGGTACCGAAGCGCCGTCCGAGATGAATTTCTACTTCCCGGACTTGCGCGCACTGTGTATGGCGGAGAACGCAACTCACAACTTGCACAACCTGCTCACGCTGCGCGGCGCCTTGGTCAGGGATCCGCACGTCTGGTCGTCGTATCTCACGGAAGCGATCAATCGCTATGCGGCGCGTTCGGACGTGTTGTTCGCGTCCCACCATTGGCCCACTTGGGGAACCGGACGCCTCACCGAATTCTTGTCTCTGCAACGCGATCTCTACGGATACCTGCACGATCAAACGCTGCGTCGAATCAACCAGGGCTGGACTGGTATCGAGATCGCCGAGGCTATCGAACTACCTCCGGCCTTGGAGCAGGCGTGGCACACCCACGGGTACTACGGTTCGGTCAGCCACAATGTCAAAGCCATCTATCAGCGGTACATGGGGTGGTTTGACGGCAATCCTGCTCACCTGTGGGAGCATCCACCGGTTGAGTCCGCCCAGCGTCACGTCGAATTCATGGGAGGCTCTGCCGAGGTTCTCCGCAAGGCGCGTGAATCATTCGATCAAGGCGACTTCCGGTGGGTTGCACAGGTAGTCAACTACGTAGTTTTTGCGGAACCCGAGAATGTCGAGGCCAGGAATCTGCAAGCCGATACGCTGGAACAACTCGGATACGGCGCCGAGAACGGAACCTGGCGCAACTTCTATCTCACCGGGGCGTACGAACTGCGCAACGGATCGGTCGGAACGCCGACACAGGCGTCGGCTCCCGACATCGTGATGGCGCTGTCGGTGAGCCAGGTGTTCGACGCGATCTCGCTGCGGGTCGACGGTCCACGAGCCTGGGGTGCGCACATCGTCATCGATTGGAACATCACCGACGAAGAACTTTTGTATCGAACCGAACTGAACAACGGTGTACTGGTTCACTTCGACAGGCCGGCCGATGCCGCCCCAGCGGATGCGGCGTTCACTCTGGCACGGCCCATGTTGCTGGGTGTGCTGCTGGGTGGCGCAGATCTAGCCGCTGCTATCGGCGACGGAAGTGTTGTCGTGGAAGGTGATCCAGCCAAACTCGCGGAACTTGCCGGCTACCTGGATGAACCGGACCCGGATTTTGCGATAGTCACGCCAACGTGA